The genomic window TTCTCCTTGCAGTCGTCGCCGCGGTGACCGGCGATGAGCTCCGTACGTTCATCGTTCACGTGCAGCCGCACGAGAGCCACGTGTTCGGCACGACCGACGACCGAACGACTTGGTACAAGACGTTCCTTCCAGAGGACGAGCGGCTCGTCCACTCGTACCACCACGTCGCGAGCGGCTTCGCCGCTCGGCTGACGGAGCAGGAACTCGACGCGCTGTCCGCCATGCCCGGGTTCGTCACGGCGGTGCCGAACCACGTGTACCGGCTGCTGACGACACACACGCCGCAGTTCCTTGGACTGGAGCTGCCGCAGAGGGGGAGGAACTACACCTCCGAGTTCGGCGAGGGCGTCATCATCGGCGTGCTCGACAGCGGCGTCTATCCCTTCCATCCCTCCTTCAGCGGCTAcggcatgccgccgccgccggccaagtGGAAGGGCCGCTGCGACTTCAACGCCTCGGCGTGCAACAACAAGCTCATCGGCGCACGTTCTTTCGAGTCGGATCCGTCCCCGCTCGACCAGGACGGGCACGGCACGCACACGTCGAGCACCGCGGCGGGAGCCGTCGTGCCGGGCGCACAGGTGCTCGGCCAGGCCGCCGGCACTGCCTCCGGCATGGCGCCACGCGCGCACGTCGCCATGTACAAGGTGTGTGGCGACGAGTGCACCAGTGCCGACATCCTCGCCGGCATCGACGCGGCCGTCGGTGATGGCTGTGACGTTATCTCCATGTCCCTTGGCGGGCCGACGCTGCCGTTCTACGAAGACAGCCTCGCCATTGGCACATTTGCGGCCGTTGAGAAGGGCGTCTTTGTCAGCTTGGCGGCTGGCAACGACGGCCCAGCGGATAGCACGCTGTCCAACGACGCGCCGTGGATGCTCACCGTCGCGGCGGGCACCATGGACCGTCTGATCGCTGCCCAGGTGCGCCTCGGAAACGGCTCGACGTTCGATGGCGAATCGGCTTTCCAGCCCAACATCTCGACGACCGTCACCTACCCGTTGGTCTACGCGGGCGCCAGCTCAACACCCAACGCCAGTTTCTGCGGCAACGGTTCACTGGACGGCTTCGATGTCAAAGGCAAGATCGTGCTCTGCGACCGTGGCATCGTCGCAAGGCTTGACAAAGGTGCCGAGGTGAAGAGAGCCGGTGGGTTCGGCATGATTATGGCGAACCAGTTCGCCGACGGATACAGCACCCTCGCCGACGCGCACGTGCTCCCTGCCTCGCACGTCAGCTACGTCGCCGGCGTTGCCATCAAGGAGTACATCAACTCCACGGCGAACCCGGTGGCGCAAATCATCTTCAAGGGCACCATGCTTGGCACGTCACCGGCACCGGCTATCACCTCGTTCTCCTCGCGCGGGCCCAGCATCCAGAACCCCGGCATCCTGAAGCCTGACATCACAGGCCCCGGCGTGAGCGTGCTCGCGGCGTGGCCATTCCGGGTTGGCCCTCCGTCCACAGAGCCGACGTTCAACTTGGAATCCGGCACGTCCATGTCCACGCCGCACCTCAGCGGCATCGCCGCGCTGATCAAGAGTAAGTACCCGGACTGGTCGCCGTCAGCGATCAAGTCCGCCATCATGACGACCGCTGACCCCGACGACAGATCGGGGAAACCAATAGTGGACGAGCAGTACGTGCCGGCCAACTTGTTCGCCACAGGCGCCGGCCAGGTGAACCCCGACAAGGCCCTCGATCCTGGCCTCGTCTACGACATCGGGCCCGCCGAGTACATCGGCTTCCTCTGCGGCATGTACACGAGCAAGGAGGTGTCCGTGATCGCGCGCCGCTCGATCGACTGCTCGACCATCACGGTGATCCCGGACCGCATGCTCAACTACCCATCCATCACGGTCACGCTCCCGTCGACGACGAACCCCACGGCTCCGGTCGTGGTGAGCCGCACGGTGAAGAATGTCGGGGAGGCGCCGGCGGTCTACTACCCGCACGTCGACCTGCCAGCCTCTGTGCAGGTGCAGGTCACTCCGAGCTCGCTGCAGTTCACCGAGGTGAACCAGGCTCAGAACTTCACGGTCTCCGTGTGGCGGGGGCAGAGCACTGACGCCAAGATTGTGGAGGGCTCGCTCCGGTGGGTGTCTGACAAGCACACCGTGAGGAGCCCCGTCTCCATCTCCTTCGCCTGATAGACTTGACAACTACTGCTGGGTTTAGTCCCGTTTCGTCCAGCTTGCCTTTGGTTCTTATCCTGTTTTATTTTCGCCTTACGTATTTGTATTTGACTCTTCAATTTAATTTAAATCTTCAGTAGGGGCAtcttgcccctcttttttttgggggggggggagtCAGAGCTTCATATATTAGCCATGAACCAGATTAATATTACAATCCATGTCTACGATCTCCCTAAGCCCTGGTGGGATTATAAGCCACTCCTCCACCCGGTTTTCATGAGAAACTAGACGAGCACATTCATGAGCTAATCTATTACAATCTCTACTAATGAACGATAAATCAAAAGATTCGAAGCTCCGGCTGATGTCTGCTTCCATCTGCTTCAGCAAGTAATCGACTTCCGATTTTTGGTTTGCTCGGTTAGTCCACAGCCGGACCAGCACCTGGCAGTCAGACTCCATCTTCAGCCTCCGCACTCCTCTCTCCAATGCATATAGCAGGCCATCCCGGCATGCCACAACTTCCGCAGTTAAAGCATTGAGGCAATGTTCATACCAACTCGCTCTGCCTCCacatgttcttccttcatgatctCGCAGAACCACTCCTGACGACGCCGTCCCATTCTCAGCATGGAAAGCAGCATCGACATTGCACTTAATCCACTCTCGCTCCGGTGCTTGCCAGGACCTTTGATTGCTCACCGGAGCTGTTGGGACTTTGATCGGATGGGCAAATTGCCAGAGGTCAAATGCAGTGTCAATTGCCCACCTAGCAGCTACCTTCACGGGCACTCCTTCTCCATGCCGGCCTTTGTTCCTCGTCATCCAAACAGACCACATACCACATAAAATGACGCCTGCATCTTTGGCTGCAATTATAGATGTCCATCGGGCCGGGCCACTACCGGGCCACCGGGCACGGCCCGATGggggtcgggccggcacggcacatcGTGCCTCCTGGGCCGTGCCCAAATAGGCTCCGTGCCTAACCAGCGGCCCAGGCATGGCTTGTTGGGTTGATTTTCGGGCCGGGCTAGCCTAGGAAGCACGGCCTGTGGAGCAGGACAGGCCAGCTCGAAGCCCGCGTTGCAGTGGAGCCGTGGGGGAGCACCGCCGCCAGCCGCGTAGAGGAGCCAAGGGTCGAGGCCACGTGAGGTAGAGAGGAAAGAGGAGGCGGTGACGCGAGTTGGGGGAGATGGCGGCGGCATGAGTCGATGTGGAGGTGGCAGCTAGCCACTCGGCAGCAGCGGCATCAGATCTGCGACATGGAGGTCAGTGGGGGAAGAAAGATCCCAGATGCAGGTGAGGCCACCGGCGGCGCACTGGTCGGAGAGGAGAGGAGCGCGAGACTGGGCGAGACGGCGTTGCGGGCGGCCGAgcgaaggaagaagaggagcgcgagaTGGGGCGAGCGAGTTCGTGCGGCGCAGCGGGGAAGTAGGAGTGGACTCGAGAGTCACGGTGGGGAATGGGATATCCGTATCATGGCCGAGGTAGTCAATGACTCAATGAGCAGGCCTACGGTTAGACATAAGATGTTGGGCTATGGTGAGTTGTTGGGCCGTAGATGAATTAGCTTGCTACCGGGCCTGCTGTTGTAGGCCTGGCTATACCGGGCTGGCACCTCGTGCCTAGGGTAAGGCCTAGGCACGACCTGCTACTCCGGGCCGTGCCAGCCTGGGCCCGTACGCCACCGGACCGGGCCGGGCTCGAGGCGGGCAAAAAATGCGGGCTTCGTGCCGAGCCGTCGTGCTACGGGCTGCATGGATATCTATGGCTGCAATCACATCTGGATCCACAATGTCCCGAGGCCAAATTATTGGTTGCAGCACGGGTAACTTCGCTCCCGTAAAAGCTTTTACCTGCTCCCAAAAGGCTCTAGCCACCGTACAATCCAACAATGCATGCTTGATGGATTCATCATCTGTCCCACAGACTTCACGAAAAAGTATAGGCTCAATATGTCTTCGGTGGCTCACCACGTACGGGTAGGATAGGAAGAAAACCATTCACCACTCTCCACCAAAACACCCTCACCTTCGCCTGCCCCTCttgttctttcaaaaaaaaaaaactactcctGGGTTTACTTTGTCTTCCACATGAACAACGGCACTCACTCACCACACCGGCCCACCCCGAAGGAAAAAAACAATGGTAGTCACACACTACCATTTCCCCAGAAAGAGTTTGATCCCACTAGAGACTAGGCACTTGTTAGCTCGGTCTTCTGACTCTTTGAGAACTGAGAAGCCAAATTGTATTTACAACTGCTACCTCAAGAGTTGAGAGGTTGCACATCTAATGTCTATGGAGGTAGTAAATGAGCTGGCCCGCGAACACACATATAGACTTAATTATGTGGATTGTCGACAACACACAAAACTATATGCAGGTTCGTGGGCTAGCCTACTTGCATACTGATATAGTATGTATGGCAACATTAAACTGGCCATTGTTGAATCTTGACCTGGTCAAAACAAGACCGGACCGACCCATAGCAAGAAAAGGTTTTCATCATGGTGGTCCATTTGTCTTACCCAACATGGCTCGGGTGTAGGCCGCGTAGGCTAGGACCTAAAGTCTAAATAAAGTTCCACCTTTGGTTTGTCCCATAATTTATCATCTTAATATTTAACTAAAAACTACTCAAAAAATATTTAAGTAAATAATCCAAGGCCTAAAGATTACCATATTAatcaaaaataaaatcaaaatgcAATATATAATGTTAATAAATTATCTATTACTGCCACAGTGCCACCACGTAAAAGTTTGAACCTAAAAACTCATAGAATATATATTTATCTATCACCCATCTTTTCATTGCTAGTATTAAATAAACATAAAGCACCACCCCATTCTCATATATATGTAATGCTCTTAAGAGTTTAAAATTGACTTAAACAcgtttaaatttgaaattttgatgaTATTAAATGTAATGATAATTAGAAACATAATTCAATTCGAAATGTCAAAAACGAAATGTTGAAAATCAAAGAAGATAAAGATCCCATACAAGAAATAGGGTCTATCCATATTGTGGAAAATGCAAGTTCTAACGTAGAAAAAATAAACAATACAAATTATTCTTTCTTATATATAATCTTGTTCTTGGTAGATGCTTATAGGTATAGTCTAGGCTTGTCCCCTCACAAAGTCACAACAGTAGAAGAGAATGACTCGTCAAGTGGTAACTAAGTTTAAATTGCGTATCATAGTGGTGGTTTAAAATGAACAGAATCAAAAGAGAAGACGTGTTCAATTAATCATGCTATAATGAAAATCGGCAAAACCATAATTGGTCATCAATGAGGATACATTTGGTTTTCGTACCAGGCTTTGCCCCAAAGCTTGAGGCCAACGGTAGTCACGCAATAAAATAAGAATTAATCTACATTGTTAATGGTGGAACCACAACGTTTAACAGCGTCAAGAATGTACATTGTTAATCTTGCAAAAATTCGTCAGCTATTTTTTAAATTATTGGGTTTACTCAAGGTTTTCTCTCGGAACTCTAAAACTAGGTAACTTTCCTCCTTCAACTCTTAAAACCGTTTTAATTGTCTCCATACCTGAGTTAGAAAGTGGTTTTAACAGTTTAAATTATCTTGAAACAGTTGATGATTTTTGCTAAACCGTGTTCAATTATACTGTTGTAGAAGGCTCTAATTTGTCATTTTGCTCCTTGCGCTTTGTTTAATAGTTGTTGATTCAAACGATGGCTTTTGGAGAAAATTTTCTATACGGCCCTCTTAAAACTCAGGCTTCCCTCCTTGGCCTTACAACTTTTGAACTTCTATATGGCCTCAAATCTATCTTTCATTTCTTTTTTTGGCCTTTCGGTCAGTTTGACCATGTAACAGTGTTAAGTGAGAGACGAAAAATCCATTTTATCCTTGGGCGCAAAAGTAACGTTATTGAAGGTATAGAGTTCAAAATTTTACTGCATTTTTTTAGATGCTTGTAGTTTGCACATGTTTCATTTATTTGAGCATTATTTTCACTTCTTTCACACATAGTTAACACTGTTAAATGGCTAAACTGACTAAAAACCAAAACAAGGAACATAAGATGGATTTGAGGTCACATAGGTAAGTTCAAAAGTTCCAAGATCAAGGAGGGAAGGCCGAGTTTTAAGAGGGCCGTATAGGAAATTTTCTCTAGCTTTTGTATGacttacagaataatactacatCAACGAGattctttttttgaaaaatatatatCCAGAATATCCTGAAATGTATATCGGTAGTGCTAGgtgttttttattaattttatttcgATAGTGATATCCTAAACGTACATCTGTAATCGGTACCTTGCAGTTAGGTGTTTGGTTTGAAAATTTGGGTAGTTCATCATCTTATCTCTTATCACTTTTTtgtttttgattttttttgggggggaggaggaggaggggataaAACGTGTTCTTGAGTTGCTACATTATCTTCTACAAGTTAATAATTAGTATAAGCATTAGAAATGAATTCATTATTCCATTAAATTTTCATAGATGGACTCATGACACACCATCTTCATCTAGAATGAGATGGTTCATCAGACCAAACACCATATAATTCGTGCAATGACACTGAAATGAACTCTAGAATATAATAGACTCTCCATACTGTTAGAGGAGATGTTCTCAAGTTGTACACAATTAGAAATCGATAAGCTTGAGTTTTGTGCTTTTTTAATTCTTGATTTGACGTGTAATATTTCTCACAACAGAAGCAAATTACTAGCAAGTTGCATGTCCGAAAATACCAGTAAAACAACACTGACACCTAGCAGGACATACGAAATCACCCCTTTGGTGTTGCAATGCAGATGCGATCTCCGTGCCGATTTCATCGCTCGTTGTTGCAATCGACAAAACGCCGAGGCACACAATGACACATGTTGTGATCGACGCCACTAATTTGCGAGCGCTCACCATATTTGAAATGAGTGAATGATCATCCGACGGCTCCCACGACTTTCTTCTTAGCAAAAAAATTAATTTCTACAGGTTTCCTTTTTTTTAGCTAACCTCGCATGCgcgtttctctttctttttcgtgCGCTCGGTTGCACACTCAGACACACAGTTTCCATTTGATGCGCGTATAACATATACATATAACTTAGTACGACAAAGCTATGCACATAACTTATATGTATAACTTACTACATGGAGTTATATGCATAACTTGTACGTATAACATTTTTTCAACATAACTTTTACAACACGATTTTACTCCTACATAATTGAATTATACAAATAACATAACTTATACACATAAGTTATTGTTGTTCACCATTTTATAAAAAATTGCACACAACTTAAACTAGTCGAGAAGAAGTGAAAAAAGTAAAAAATGGTAGAAAaaagaaacagaaaaagaaaaaatagcaTAACTTAAACATATAACTTACTGCGTGATAAAATTATATGCATAACTTATAAATATAACTTACTCTATGACAAAGTTATAAGCATAACTTATACTTATAACTTACTACATGACAAAGTTATACGCATAACTTGTATATTATATTTTTTTCAACATAACTTTTACAACAAGATTTTACATAAATTATACAAATAACATAACTTATACACGCATAAGTTAGTGTTGTTCAACATCTTATAAAAAATTGCTCATGACTTAAACTAGTTGAGAAGAAGTGAAAAAAGGTTAAAAaagtagaaaaaagaaaaaaaaaagaaacatccaGCCAGTGTCCGCATGCCGCGGAATCACCACTGGAtttaggttctttgccgagtgcctaggccaaattgcactcggcaaagaacacatggtaaaaaattgatcggcaaagccctctttgccgagtgtcttttatcgggcactcggcaaagaaaagcgaccgtcacggcgccagccccgttgacggtctctttgccgagtgccaaccctgcaggcactcagcaatgattttttattttttattttttttaaaaaattctttgccgagtgccccctggccggcgctcagcaaaatttgaattttttttaaaaaaaattttttgccgagtgccctctggctggcactgggcaaagtttgaattttttttaaaaaaaaattctttgccgagtgccctctagctgacactcggcaaagtttgaaatttttttaaaaaaaattctttgccgagtgccctctgtctggcactcggcaaagtttgaattttttttaaatctttgccgagtgccatggtcttggcactcgacaaaactGGAACAAcggttttccgagcgcccatttttccggctttgccgagtgctgtgaccatggcactcggcaaatgggtcctttgccgagtgcaacactcggcaaagtgacccaaaactacatttttttatttttttttacattctatcatgacaaataaattcatacaagcatatatcacatatatatctcatccatcacatatatatctcatccatccatacATCCATCCgcatatatcacatccatcataatatatatcacatatataataataagtactcaagtccatccaaataaatccgcaagtccatcaaagtccacaagtgcatcacaagtatatcacaagtccatcaccaaataaacaacaaatgaaaaaaatacaacgtgcactcatctcggccactgcgactgtgatgaaggcccagctccatcattcggaggtgcatgaggtggattattcgaaccatcgTCAGATAGAGACTGCACAAAGTagtaaagattgcatgtgagacaagattatttggatagctaatctagaaaggtagaggccatacaagcaaagcacaagcgaaagtaaaaaaactttcatactcataggactacaggagtagctgcagctgcaggatgcggaggtggaaccaacagcctagctggcagagagaagcccacacgttgcccaagcccttgtaggaactccgtaatgtccgtcagcctctatgCCTAGGCCTACCGCTCGGTCCGCTTGACATCCAGTTGGGCCGCAAGCTCCTggcgttgcctcatttcttgttccagccgggcctgcaatatttcactctaatgtttcagtaatgtaaagctaattaaggtgtgtaaagatcaatgtatgacaagtaaaacaggaataacctcgagcacgtcgacccggtgctgtgcagcggtcagccgtgtgcgaatggccgggctctcgctcgtgctccgtgctcggatctaggagagagagggagtagaggccgtgtcgatgacgccgtcgccaagctagaaccgcccatgcttttTGCCTTgccccatcctcatgatggcctctccatcgaagtcctgggtgctcggatcatggtctgACCCATGAAGCGACCTCgtcacctcagtgtactcactgatgcggaaGTGAACGCTCGAGTTCGTGTATGCCTCAggtgggtcctccaggttgaaggagacgttggacgtcgccttgcccttgtgggccatacaccatgcctagaagtccgagcaagcctggccactatgtgacgccgactgcgagaaagacagcacgatgattagaaatcaagcagaactgagcgtcacaatagataaatgaattcgcatacctatgcttgtttgtatccggcgaggctgcggctgccttgatggtgtgctggaccttgcatctgcaaacgacggtcccaggtatccctgtgcatcttgaggtactcctccatgaatcacctctccatcatcgcccagcactcgggatacgcttggcaccaccagggaatcatctacacgtcatcaagtattggacatataagaagatcaaattaaaccagcttaatctcaaaatgaatcaatattgatgttcttaatttacctcaaggtactgctcccaggtcagctacatctctcttgcgtcttttttggttttcctctctctaaGCTTTGACtcatagtaggttacgatggcctggatgcgcaccttgtgatgcatgtcggtgatgagttttttacaggctttggtagtcacctgctccgccctggcctcaaatccctcctcgcatctgtaacaagtctgcatacaaaagcgatatatccattcattatttcaagaaaagtccaatgaatgcgacgtattgatcAATGTTGTGCGatggagacttacccaaaactctgccttcacccgtgccgccttgttggggtactctgcATCGAGGGCGaaggcgtagtggtcaaacgactAGGCCGGCtctgtcttcgatgcgtacgtgacaatgccgaggaagtgttgcctacacagaagacccaggatgccgttgactagtcatacgctaccacccgacacaaccacccagttcctgtacaagtgattaagaaaaattattagtttttcatcatatcatatgaagtagtggtgataatatataaagttacttacttttgcccttcggggcgaatcactgggcgttggtgaggaagcagaACCTATGGGAGGCTCacaggacctcgcaagtagacactcgaagatgagtcagaggaagcggaacccgtgcctaccGCCTCCAACTCATCatcctcgtgcggcccctcctcctcgtccgtctgctaaaccagctcctcgtccgactcatccatgggcgccacctcctcctccagctcctcctcatgcggcgtgggaggagacggccccctcctgcggctggcggtcctcctcctcctcctgttcgatccctccaccgccccctccgcctcctcctgcagccggcgtggtctttggtaaatcgagttcacggatCTATgatggtcgcccgccatctttgttcaatcacctacaataaaaaaacaagatgtaattagaaataggtgcaaaaatgaacaaaacataattacaaaaaacatagtaatacatgtattagaaatatatgcaaaaatgaacaaaacataattacaaaaaacatagtattacatgtattagaaatattcttcatgattgagattagctggatcataggtctcgtcatcactatcaacattgtccaactcatcaacactatccgaaggagaatgttgtcttcattgtcattgcctaaacgtaatcgctcaagcatttgtatgtccttcagattttgcACCTCGTCtctagcgtcctcgtcatcatctctttcattgtctacttctattcctatctcttcggttaagtctatgtcaaacctcccttgtagcccctcttcttgatagaactctccatcatatgtgtttaggttgaagttgtaatcttcatcgtttgggacaggtagtttaccgtgtggcgataccttgtgcacaatagaccaacccttaagatgttcggcatctttgcacgcgtatgacatataataaacctagacggcttgttgagccacaatgtagacatcttttcctggatagacggaatcctgtcgaatcttgactagcccaagcttaggggtccgtctcgttactccaggatgaaaccagtggtatttgaatatgacaggagtaagaggattggaaccatagaatgatagttcgtagatttcttcaattcttccataatagtcgagtccatcagtgccgggcgtaacaactccgctgattatggttttttgattgggccgactctgctcgtagcttgctgtgtaaaaatgatatccattcacatcataaccggtaaataacttgaccctaatggcacagtcgtttgcaacctgtcctagctcatcacttatagacgcatcagtttgggctttctatttgaaccaacaaatgaaatcgaggctctctggtcccgcaccccgtgaaagaagggtatcattttcttgcggggtaggttgccttgatccatgctaggATTAACGAAGAAATtctctgtaccaacgagaaacaagggggttggacgaagaaacaaggacatacaatgaaatgaaacaagttcattcagaacttacccaatgaacggcagcacctcgacaaggttggtcaacacatatagcatgatattgcaccactcttcatttttcaattgcttagtggtcgatgcacttgcgcttccgagttgcccttggaaaaggctgaggtttgattcattttcgccagtattgtaacgagggggtggattataaacgctaggaaggttctcagtatagtatttctctgtgaagtttgacacctcctctaaaatgtatgcctctacaatggaagctTCAATTTTAGCTTTATTTCTACAATTTTTgcaaagagtcttcagacatctctcgattggatagcaccaatagttctgcacgggcccccccccccatccgtgcctcatacgggaggtgcacaatcaaatgctacaTCGATAAGAAGcggccgggtggaaagatcttctccaacttacagagcaacatggGTGCCGCTTTtttcaagtcatcaatgacggtccgagagagctccttggcacaaagctgacggaataagtagctcaactctaccagcacttgccagacatgctccgggacatagcctcaaaccatcgctggaagaagccactcaatccatatgtggtagttaTGACTCTTCATCTCGTtaactcgcagagtgcctaagttcactcctctctttagattcgctgcatacccatcagggcacattagcgtcttgatccattcaagtactttccTCCATTGGTCCCTTTTCAAGACGAaattggccttaggccttctctaggacttgccacgactaggaggctgcatctcttgactTGGCCTATCGCACAATGTTgctaggtgaaagctctagtttggttttggctaattgatgaaaccctaagtgctaatctaagtttatcaaagtga from Miscanthus floridulus cultivar M001 chromosome 11, ASM1932011v1, whole genome shotgun sequence includes these protein-coding regions:
- the LOC136494919 gene encoding subtilisin-like protease 4, coding for MGSFNLPLLPILLLAVVAAVTGDELRTFIVHVQPHESHVFGTTDDRTTWYKTFLPEDERLVHSYHHVASGFAARLTEQELDALSAMPGFVTAVPNHVYRLLTTHTPQFLGLELPQRGRNYTSEFGEGVIIGVLDSGVYPFHPSFSGYGMPPPPAKWKGRCDFNASACNNKLIGARSFESDPSPLDQDGHGTHTSSTAAGAVVPGAQVLGQAAGTASGMAPRAHVAMYKVCGDECTSADILAGIDAAVGDGCDVISMSLGGPTLPFYEDSLAIGTFAAVEKGVFVSLAAGNDGPADSTLSNDAPWMLTVAAGTMDRLIAAQVRLGNGSTFDGESAFQPNISTTVTYPLVYAGASSTPNASFCGNGSLDGFDVKGKIVLCDRGIVARLDKGAEVKRAGGFGMIMANQFADGYSTLADAHVLPASHVSYVAGVAIKEYINSTANPVAQIIFKGTMLGTSPAPAITSFSSRGPSIQNPGILKPDITGPGVSVLAAWPFRVGPPSTEPTFNLESGTSMSTPHLSGIAALIKSKYPDWSPSAIKSAIMTTADPDDRSGKPIVDEQYVPANLFATGAGQVNPDKALDPGLVYDIGPAEYIGFLCGMYTSKEVSVIARRSIDCSTITVIPDRMLNYPSITVTLPSTTNPTAPVVVSRTVKNVGEAPAVYYPHVDLPASVQVQVTPSSLQFTEVNQAQNFTVSVWRGQSTDAKIVEGSLRWVSDKHTVRSPVSISFA